Part of the Lampris incognitus isolate fLamInc1 chromosome 1, fLamInc1.hap2, whole genome shotgun sequence genome is shown below.
TTACCCTTGTGTTTGAGACAGTCAGTGAGTCATGTTTGTTATTTATAAAAGTTAATTGTTGAATTGTTTTACTTAGAGGAATCACAACATGGGAGGGGGGGCACGGCGTCAAGTCACAACTGGACTCATGCTGACGTTTTTTTAAAACTGGGTCTAGATGATGATCATCTGTTTTTATTTTAGACCAGGAGAAAGTCTCGGACTATGAGATGAAGCTGATGGACCTAGATGTGGAGCAGCTTGGAATCCCAGTAAGAATTTGTCAAACCAATCTAATGATCAGTCACATTTGTGCATTGCCTACATATTTTTTCACCGATGCTAATGGCTCCACATTGCTTCACAATGCTCAAATTGCCCATCTCTGCCCTTCCAGGAGCAGGAATACAGTTGTGTGGTGAAGATGCCCTCACGGGAGTTTGCCCGAATCTGCCGTGACCTGTCCCAGATCAGTGACGCAGTCATGATATCCTGTGCCAAAGACGGAGTCAAGTTCTCTGCCAGTGGAGAGCTGGGCACTGGGAACATCAAGCTGTCCCAGACCAGCAATGTGGACAAGGAAGATGAAGCAGTGAGTCTAAACTTGATATAAAACAGACCACTTTAGTTTTTACTGTTCCTTGGGGCCATCAAGTGATATACAGAATTTATTACCAAAGCAAGCAGTTCAAAATTGGTGAAGTGTGTCGTAggagtttgtttggggggggggagacgcatACTCGTTGCCACTATCAACATGGTCTCCACTGCTGTGCTCCAAGGATGTCACAAATTCATTGTCTTCCTTGATCTCCAGGTGACCATTGAGATGAATGAGCCTGCCCAGCTGATATTTTCCCTCAACTACCTGAACCTCTTCACTAAGGCCACAGCACTGTCAGAGGCTGTCACCCTCAGCATGTCTGCAGATATCCCCCTTGGTAAGGGCAGCTGTTCCACTTGTGCTGACAAATGCTAATAAGAGAAACCCGATCCACATAGTCACACATTTAATTTTAACTTGCCCATATGTAGAGATTCTGCATTTATATTTTACCTATTTTTCTTTGTAATTTACAGTGGTGGAGTACAAGATTGCTGACATGGGGCATGTTAGATACTACCTTGCACCCAAGATTGATGAAGAGGCTTCATAAACGCGGAACAACCCAAAAGGGAATGCTGAAAAGAGCGTGCAATGGGTATTCCATCCACTGAAAAAAGCGCTGAAGTGAATCGGAATACttaattcatccctgaggggaaattctgCACATTCTGGGCAGTTTACTCTCTTTGACATCTGTTGAGTCTTGTCTGTCTATGTACAAATGTTTTGTAGGAGCCATTGGAAGGTCTCTACTTGTATAGCTAGCACAAAATTTTTATTTTAACAGGTTCTGAGATTTTTATTTATCAGAGTACTTGTTTTAGACAATTTGTCAACTGTTGTCCTATTATGCAATATTCAGAGCGAGGTTCTGTAAAACCTGTGGCCACTATCCCAAGTGGAAAGAGCCGCCCCCCCATCTCTGTTCTAGGGTAGCTGAGCTTCAAACATACTTGTAAATATGCATCTGTAAATACTTGTCTTTGTCCCATGGTTTCAGCCAgcctcattttattttttattcaccTGTTCAATTCCCAGATACGTGGTTGAAATTGTTTCCAAAATTTCCAACAATTGTGTATTCTTCAATGGTGTATAGTAACTATATTTCCCCAGCATTACACTGTAGGGTAATGGTTCTCAAAACTTTTTTGGCTGCTGTACCCCCTCCCCTCTTAGATTTTTGTTCAACAAGTACCCCCTTGGCCAACCCAAAACTTTtagaaaaaatgaataaataaataatatgcaatgttattgtttttattttttataatatATTTATTGTGAACAGTAACAACTATTTCAGACAGCATGTACATTAAAGTAATCCCATTGAAGGAAAAAATAACATACCACAGCCACACACAATTTATTTACATCAATATCATCTGTTAGTTGGAACAATAAGCACAGCCCATCAGTAACATTTCAACAACTGATATACCACAGTGTACCTTTTTCCCTCCAGCCCACCCCCTCCCTATCCAAATACCTATTTCCCATGTATtcccacattacacacacacacagtttgagaTATTTTTGTCACCTTCATTTAACCAGGTAAGCCAATTGAGGAAGAGTCGCACAAATATAGATTTACTTACAATTTAGTGAGACGTGGGCTTGTACTTCACTGATGAGTTTTGTCATTCTGGGTGGCAGAGAGGCAACTGCAGTGATTAAGGTGTTTTCCAGACAGTCTGTTTCTTTGTTTTTATCTGTCGTAGAAAATGATGTTTCACACAGATAGGTGGATCCAAATGGGAGCAACTGTTCCAAGGCTTTCTTTCCTAGCTCTGGGTGTTCCTTCTTCACACACACCCAAAACTGTGAGAGTACATCCCTCGAACATCATCTGTAGACCACAGTCACATAAAACATCCTAGATGTTTTCTTGCAGACTGGCAGGAAGCTTGCTTCTGTTGCTTTCAGACAAGAGAGAAATTGATTTCTCGCCCAGTCCAGCTGTGCAGAGCTCTTCTCAATGTCAGGGGAAGTAGGAATTGAAATCAGAAGTCAAGTTGGCCAAGTGTCCCTCTATTATTGACGTCACCGGTGCTCTCCACATCCTCATTGGAGAGGAAAGCGTCTACCCCAGGAAAGCAGGTGAGATCCCCCCCCTGCACATGAACTTTTCCACAGCTCTGCTTTCTTGAGAAAACCCCCCACCTTGTCATACAGGTTCAGAATGGTAAGTGTCCTTGCCTTGCAGACACACATTAAGTTCATTCAGCTTTGTGAATATATCTGAAAGACACGCTAACTTTGCAAGCCAGTCGGCGTCCTCAAACAACCTGGCATGTGGGGAGAGCCATGGTCCGACAGAAAGACGCGCACCTCTTCAGCTCGTAGTTCAAACGGCCTGTTGAGGTCCTCCCGCGGGCGAGTGTTGGGAATcaccttcgtgttcctcgtccccgggtccgttgatgtgaagaaaacagccaccacgtcttaggagattaaaataattttattgagtacagatctggagacacactgccaatccgtcgtgtgtgtctgactttctttgtgtgtgagcttctttatatgctaaacctcccttgttcattcatcacacatgacccttattttcctgtccactatgtttggtcaatgctccctttcatggttgagctttagggagtgctcatcctgtctggacctgtaactcttatcgggggccctccttgcaccagacacggtatctctcccaaggccccaggggagggcaacccacattcagtgcgaggcatgcaatatatttcatgtacatgaatgtgtctttcttcaccctctgttctggttgcatacattggttacagagtaatacaaatacactcgggttatatttaatatcacttaacACGAGCCAGCGCACCTCGGTGTGTACTAACCATTGTGTGTGTTCAGATTCCATGTGTTTTGTTGTACCTTCCCTAGAGTATTGACCAACTTACACTGCTAGGGTTACAACATAAATCGGTCGGGAGAGGGGCTCGAAACTTGCCGCCATGACAGCCGGTGGTTTTAGTCTACAACGACGGTCACATGACACTCCGaggcacccgtaatatcaataccctggtccgcctataggtggcagcaacgaaccaggtataatcacaatatattgtagcgaattcgggggacaacgtaaccacaggaactgccgcggcccctttagacgagcggttagcgatgcctcctgcggtgcgggcgatacgggttcgcttcccggccgcggcactttctgtggttgcgttgtcccccgaattcgctacaatgtagcagttttCACGCAGTCTGCGAAACAGTCGTGCATTAAGAGGCCTTGACTTAATGTCGTTAATTGCCTTGTCGGCGTCGTTTAAAACGGCATGCAACACAGGGCTTTTTCTTGGACGCCAATGCTGCCCTGTGTATGATGCTGTGAGTCCACTGCACGTCGGGATTCTGCTTCCTAATCCGCGCAATGAGCCCTTTCACACGGCCTGCCATCGACGCAGCCGCGTCGGTACACACACTGGTGCAGGATTTCCAGTCAAGGCCGTTTGCAGAGGAACGCATTAACAACGCTGCAAATGTCTTCTCCAGTTGTATTCCCCCCTAAACTCTtgcaacaaaaaaagagaaaaaggacaCGTTCACAAATATCGTCCATATCCACAAACCTCGCGAAAGCACCTAGCTGCGCGTGTCCACTCACGTCAGTAGACTCATCGAGCTGGAGTGAAAATGATTCGCAGACCTTGAGTTTTTCCACCGCTTGATCAACAACGTGTGTACCCAGTGACATGGATGCTTTGTGACGAGGTGTCGTTGGAGGTGGGCTGGCTTCATGgagctaatccccccccccccccaaaaaaagcacaaCGCCTGGGGAGGATTGGAGCTCATGTAGGTGAAGCCCATagaaatgtattgtaacgtgcatgaataaataGACACGTTGGTCTTTAACTACTAATTCGtaccatttagtcgactggtaaaCGTTgtggcttgcggagtgggagacacgggttcgcgtcccggctgtggcggttcccagactgccccccgaattcgctactggaTTCTTCCTGATACTGACGATATTTTTTAGAGTccgttttctctttcttttttgtggGTTCTTCATCTGTTTTCTCATGATGTTCAGCTGCATTGCAGCTGCTACGTTTCAGCCACCTATTCATTGTCTTTGCTTGCTAACGTTAATTCGAAAACTCTCATTCCAAGGTTCAAAGTGAACGACGCCAGTCGACGTAACGTTAGCCTACTGATAATGTGACTGCGCTCGCTGCTATTGGAAACACCATTGTTCACATCAATGTTGCAGAAAGGTGATTATTGAACTTTAAGATATGAAATTTAATTGAATTTATTATATTGGTACATTCATTTATGAATTATTCATGACTATGATAAAGACTTTCACACATTAAGAGAACTTTTCTCGCGTACCCCCAGGGGTCCGCGTACCCCcatttgagaaacactgctgtgggGCTTCTCTTGCACTTTTAATTGTGCTGGCGATGCCGTTGAATTCACCATCTTGCACACCATGTGGCAGTGACTATTATCTACCACTGAGCGGCGCTCTTCTACCACGTCTTGACCTGTCGCTTAAACGTAATTTCATGCCCTTTATACTATTTGGAGTAAGTATTCTGTTTGAGAAGGCGATCTGGGCACGGTGACACCTTGTTTTGTTCCAGACAGATATGACTGTCAATTTCGAAATTAATTTGAATTCATTGCCAAAGCTGGCAGCAGAACAatcccgccccccccctttttgccaAGCTTCTATTCGGCTGGATATTCAGATGCCAAAATGTTGATGCGCAATTTTTTTTTATCCACTTGCCCAAGCTTTCATACAATCCTTACATCACATGATTGTTAATACTCGTAGTAAATTCAGGTTTAGATGTTTCATGCAGTAGGAATATTGGAAGAGCTCATCCGCTTACATCACTAAAAGTTGCCCAGGGCACAGATCCATGTCTCCGCTGCCCTGTTGTTTAGGGGCTAGTCTGTGTGGGGCTATAAAAACATCAGTCAGACCGGCTGGTACATCTGGCCGTGGACTGCTACACGGACTGGAAGCacagcagaggaccaaaaaattATGCTCTAATTTTACAGCAAATCTATTTGCTGATGCCCCTTTCTCATCTTGAAATGATTATTGTCTCATTACTTTTCTAACCGTGCTTCCTCTGGCTGTTGCCTCATTGTTTAAATGCCTTTATATGCATCGTCTCAATTCTTAATTGGGTTTGATTGAGGAGCTGGTCTCCGCTGCAGtggggcagcgtccatgagctatttttagcccttttAGACTACAtcagaagtaagcagtttgttggaATTGTTTTCGTTTTTTGTGTAATTTCATATCAgatatatggcagcatatacgttagttggtgttgtaaacagcCATGCttgtactgtctaacgtgctccgcatgtctgacttcctgtgacgcgtccatagcgacagcgatgctgtgacgtCACTCGGACGCCGCCCCATTGGGAAATAGATtcaagttttatttgtcacgtacacacaagtacaagtcccaagtgcagtgaaatgaaaaaaaggtacgagctccgagatatgcaaacaacaaagtacaacaggtacacatgcaTTCCAATTTgtaatatacaatttacaatcaacagttaagacctctctgtaaaaagaaaacagacagcacaatatatacagtaaaaGCACTTAAAAATAGAAATCTGACTTAAAAATAGAAATCTGAATTAAAAATAGAAATCTGAAATACGGTGCCTTGCAAACGTATTCAGCTCCCTTGATAGTCatgactaatttctggattataaaagatacacaCCTGTTCCTGAACAACATTTTTGTGAACCCACAAGCTCAAACAACATGTTCCCGAAGCCAAAGTAAGTTATGTTTAGCTGACTTTGTAAATAAATtagaaactaaaatatagtgcttgcataagtattcaacccccacatatcaataccttgtagagtacccttttgctgcaataacaaatgtggttctcttggggtaagtaagTACAAGCTTtgtacattcttctggagtaatttttgcccattcttcttggcagaatttgtacaggtcttgcaggttggtgggacggcgcctctggactgcaattttcagtctgtgccagggattttcaatggggttgaggtccagacATTGACTTTGCCCCTCCAAAAcgctcacctttttgttgctgagccatgccattgttgctttagccttgtgcttaggatcattgtcctgctggaaggtgaaccttctcccaaacttcagttttatggcagactgcaacaggttttcttccaatatttccctgtatttagctccatccattcttctctcaatttgaacaaggttcccagtgcctgcagatgaaaagcaaccccatagcattatgctgccgccaccatgcttcactgtagggagggtgttttttagggcatgagcagtgttaggtttgcgccacacataacgctttgagttttgggtaaaaagctcaactttcgtctcatctgaccacaaaacctttcctaactgggtctctctcatgcttggtagcaaactccaagcgtgctttcaTATGCATagttctttcttgccaccctcccatacaggccagatgtatggagagcctgtgatttggttgactcatgcacatttactccagtttcagctacTGACCCTGGAGCTCCTtcgaagtgattgcaggatcatctgtggctgctTTCCTCACCAgtccacgtcttgctcggacactaagctttgagggacggcctgtcctacaaagcgtctgggtggtgtgatacagcttccacttcctGACAGTGGATACAACAGTGTTTCGCGGGACATCCAAACTCTTGGATATTGTGTTGTGTCCCTTTCcctccttctgcattttaatcactttgtctcttacttcagtgttatgctcctttgtcttcattttctgatggagttcacgcctggctaatgaactttacacacagtgctttttatacccataaacgagaccgttactttaatattACAGgggcacactaattatgtccaatttgttttaggaataatttgtcatttgtgtgaacttggagctttcagagcagaagcggttgaatacttatgcaagcactatattttagtttttaatttattaataaaaagtcagcgaaacataacttattttggctttaggAACACGCTGTCAGAGCttctgggttcacaaaaataatgttgttcaggaacagatgtgtatcctttataatccagaaattagtgatgactgtcacgggggttgaatacttttgtaaGGCACTGTATTTTGCCTTTTCTAGGGCATTGTAGGTAACTAGTGTGTTCTTAAGCGACCAACATAGTAAATAAAGCTTAAAAACAGCCTAACGGAGGATGTCATGGGCAGAGCAGATTAAGGCCCTGCCAGAGTAATCCCAGACTCCACCGAGAGATCAACACCCATCAGCTGAAAGGTTCGAGTTTAAATGTCTGCAGCCCCTGCAGGAGGCAAAGGATTTCTTTTATTTTGAGGTttacagattttaaaaaaaaatttttttttttgaggattaGTTTGCACTGCGTGTAGTTCAGAAATATATTTCACAATTCccaatatagtccatgggccagacgatatttcggtacactcaaggtggcaaaacttacttataatttttgaaaggatccatgtctgtagatgatattttggtatgataaccattcctgagtggcagctgtatcacagttatcagctcatgaagttaaccacccgctaaactaaattgcattttagacgctggtgcatatcctggtttagcctcatggtcaggacatttttcaatgttctataatattgtctttggtatcattttaaaggggaccttcttagctttcattcaagccctgttgtggatatttctcacaaatatagaggtcacttgagctcttcaacccgtcaataacacacatctttctgcaatgttcgcctaaactatatactttcttttagccctgtggcatctaggaatatcagggacacaaaacacaaaaactggaatactcacaggactgtaaagattcagaaaatgtataatatacccatactatttcattgtgtgaggtgattgtgagccttaaatgagaactagaccaaagccagttaggtcacaaactggtctctatacatttgtttaaatacacaatcaaaatacatgataaaaaggaataccatagtgaggtaatgaactattttaatattttaaacaacattgacatttacatatacttagtcaatgatacatgtagtcccatatcattagtgggtatatgtaatggtaatgggtagggtaatgggtatatgtgaatatggttacattattgttatcaagctctgggtaaccaagtccagaatcaacatcctgtgcatcaatagactactaccacagtaataccatcagaatcatcacactgtcattcatcaaactgctcgtttctctcatcatctgactccccaagttcaaagtccagttgtggaccatcctgctgtttttggttactgcaggtctgtaacctgcacatgtctgtgcatggaagtccatttgacaggcacatgcagcttggcattttgcatgaatgcacacacttgcatgttagcatttccaagaccacatctggtgcaggtggggagcgcatccagtaaatggccagcttgccttcatcgtctgtccatccatactcagtagggcttggcaccacagggttagcctgcagacagcacttccatattgctgcctgatagttggctcgttgaacatgcataaagagacagtctctacatggtggcagctggctggactcaacctcgcCCCTTTTGGtacagaagagctggtaacgcagtttgttcacctcagcagtgctgctattagcaacatacatccgacaggtgaactgctcaattttctggaacagctcatcactcacattccatgtctgtcccagttgactaaaagtctcttggcaggaagtgtgctttctcactatcttcagggcattcagcttccctcgaccagcgaatgcactgacagtgtcgcagcctgtgaaggcatgtaagccaattaggctgtcacagatgctgtctccaagtgaacttgccagtttggtgatgtcgacaaaccgtgtgcggttctgagtcccacacttctggtagatgggacaggtgatgtccttctggaagccaagacaaagcaccatgacatcagtgtcctcagctgtgatgataactgactttgagcccgcatttgctgcatgcaatgcatgcaggagcagacgggtgtcagcttcttcatgtgtggagtgcagttctgctgcttcctcacacccatcttctgtcaacttgtagcatgtttcctcacaggtcatgtacaacaccttgccatgcagcatagctctgtatcgtgggagtttccactcttccaccagaaacttgatgagactggtcttgttggaggaactgcacagaaattttctccactgctggacgtggtgtccccctgaaAGATTCTtatactggagagtgatgtctccaccccggttcagtcgttcagcatctttgatcgaagtctggtgatagacatcaaaaacaacatcaatcctcccactccgtgctccctcatggaggacctgggtcaaggctgactctgccacctgtgcaaaggttttgt
Proteins encoded:
- the LOC130114845 gene encoding proliferating cell nuclear antigen, encoding MFEARLIQGSILKKVLEALKDLITEACWDVSSSSISLQSMDSSHVALVQLTLRSDGFDSYRCDRNLAMGINLGSMSKILKCAGNEDIITLRAEDNADTLTLVFETVNQEKVSDYEMKLMDLDVEQLGIPEQEYSCVVKMPSREFARICRDLSQISDAVMISCAKDGVKFSASGELGTGNIKLSQTSNVDKEDEAVTIEMNEPAQLIFSLNYLNLFTKATALSEAVTLSMSADIPLVVEYKIADMGHVRYYLAPKIDEEAS